In Xanthomonas fragariae, the genomic window CGCGCGCAACGACCGGTTGGGCCGTCATCGCTGGGTCGTCAAGCGCACCCATGCCTGGTTCGCAGGCATGGGCAAACTGCGCATCCGCTTTGAACGCCGCATCGATCTCCACTTGGCGTTGCTCTCGCTTGCTTGCTCCATCATCTGCTTACGGCTTCTTCCTGGGTTTTGTTAGACGCTCTAAATGCGAACGTGATAGCAAGTTTTGCAAGGGAATTTCCATCACTGTCTCGGCTCGCAGTCAGGTTCAAAGTTGCGGTACCTGATGCGCTGGCGACGTGGGATTGGTGGCCGTGTTTAGCACGATTCCCTGCCGCCCCTCGTTCCCGGGTTTTGCTGGCCGCTTAGCTCAACACCGCTCGCGACGTGTCGCAAGCAGCCCGAACTGCAGGTATCGCTCAGTGGCTCGCTTATCGATTCGACAGGAGCGCCGACGCTTCAAGCTGATCGCAAGACGCCTGCGTGTGACATCTTGCACGCAACCATTCAACGCCCACCTACAGCCGCACCCGCCACCGACGCGGCACATCCGCCACCCAGCAACCGCGATTGCCGCAGCCAGGAACGGTCCGGGTAGTACGCGAAGACGAAGGCGCCTTCGCGCAAGGTATCGATCAACTGCTTGGCCACCGCCGGCCGCACTGCCGGGCAACCCTGGCTGCGACCAAGCCGCCCCTTGGTGCGAATCACCGCCTCGCTGACGTATGGCGCACCGTGAATCACGATTGCGCGGTCACGCGCATGGTCGTTGAAGCCGGGTTCCAGTCCGTTGAGTCGCAACGAATAGCCGTTGTGGCCGGTATAGGATTCCTGCGCACTGAACGCGCCGAGGCTCGATTGAAAACTGCCGTCGTCGTTGGAGAACTTCGCCGCAAGGTTGTTGCCGGTGTTGCGCCCGTGCGCCACCCATTCCTGGAACAACAATCGCTGCCGCGCCAGATCGAACACCCACAAGCGGCGCTCGGTCGACGGCCGACTGTAGTCGATCACGCTGAGCACGCGCTCTTGGCCCACCTGTTGGTGCTGACGGGCGCATTGCAGCGCCTCGGCGGCCAGCGCCAGCACCTGGCGGTCCAGCGAAGGCGCCTGGCGCGCCAACGCATCGACCAAACCCACGCGCGGCGCGCTTCGCGGCGACACGGTGGAGGCGGAAATGGCATCAGCCGCACCGGCCGGCGCTGCCGCTGCCATCCCGCAGAGCGCGGCGGCAACGGCGATCACTCGATAAGACATGCAACAACCCACATCGAACGCGGCGCCACAGCGGGGCCGCACGGCCTAGAAATAACCGCATGCGCCGCACTTTCCAACCCCTGACGACTGAACATGTTCGGTCAGGCCGCATCCGCAAGCAGACGCTGCCGGAAAATGGCGTAGTCCGGCGCAAGCGTTTCGGCATGTGCGGGACGCTGCAGCAGTGCGGCCAGCGCGGGCGGCACTTGCACCTCACGCCCGATCAACGGCTCCACTACGCCCTCGAACTTGGCTGGATGGGCGGTAGCTGCCACCGCCCAGTCGCCCGTCCCGCCCTCGCCCCCTTCTGCGCGCAGTTGTTCGAGCACATGCACGGCGGTGGCGGTGTGTGGGCAATGCACTTCGCCATAGCGCGCACAGCGTTGACGCACGGTATGGCGGATCGCCGCATCGTCCACCGACAAGACACGGAATGCTTCGCGTAGCGCGGCATCGTCGCCTTCGTATAGCCAGCGCAGCCGTTCGAAGTTGCTGGGTGCGCCCACGTCCATCGCATTGGCCAGCGTGGCTACGCTGGGCTGCGGCGTGTATTCGTTGCCGGCGAAGTAATCCGGCAACACATGATTGGCGTTGGAGGCCAGCGCGATACGACCCAACGGCACGCCTAGCGCGCGCGCCAGGATCGCCGCTAGCCCGTTGCCCAGGTTGCCGGTGGGCACCACCAGATTGAGCACGTCACCGGACGCAGCATGGTGCTGCAGGGCCGCATGCGCGTAGTAGCTCATCTGCGGCAGCAAGCGCCCCAGGCTGATGCTGTTGGCCGAACTCAGCGGCACTTGCGTCTGCAACGCGGCATCGTTCAAGGCCTGCTTGACCATTGCTTGGCAATCGTCGAACGAGCCGGCCACACGCAAGGCCTGGATGTTGTCGCCGAAGCAGCCCAACTGATGCGCCTGTCGCGGTGACACGCGGCCATCGGGATAGAGCACAACCACACGCAAGCCGGGTTGACGGTGAAACGCAGCTGCCACGGCAGCGCCGGTATCGCCTGAGGTGGCAACCAGAATGGTCAGCGGCCGGTCCTCGGCACGGCGCAAGCGGGTCAGGCAGGCGACCAAAAAGCGGGCGCCGAAATCTTTAAACGCAGCCGTCGGCCCATGAAATAGCTCCAGCGCATAGTCCCCGGGTGTGGACAGCGATACCAATGGCGCGGGAAAGTCGAAGGCCTCGGCGCAGATCGCCGGCAACTCCGCCGACAGCGCGTCGCCGTCGAAGAACGGCTGCAGTAACGTGGCGGCGGTCTTGGCCAGACAGGCGCCGGCCTCCAGCGTGCGTGCTGGCGGCAGCATCTGCGGCACATACAGGCCGCCGTCCGGCGCCAAGCCGGTGGCGATGGCCTGGCTCAGGCTGGCGGCGGGCGCACGGCCACGGGTGGAGATAAAAATCATGCAGACTCCAGACAGATCGAAAACAGGCAAATGCCCAACAAGTATGAGAACACGGCGTTCAGCGGCCCGCCATCCCCCCCCCTCGCTGAGCACTCGACCACCGGCTGTGGTGCCACGCGCACTTTCCAGTGGAGTCGGCCATTGATCAAGGTCGGCGTAATGCAGCTGAGCCTAGATAGCGCCCGATTCGATCACACCCAGTATCGCGGCGACACGCATGTGCCACTTCCCGCGATGTGCAATATTTTCTGAGACTCGCAGGAAGCATTCAATATCCCTGCCTACCGCGTGTACCGTAACTTCAGGCCGTCATTGCCAATTGCACTGCTCTGACGCCGGTGGTGTAGATCACCGGAGTTGCGGCCGGCTGAGCGCCGGATGCCGCGCGGCACGGCATGCACGCAACCAGACAACAGATGGTATGACACCGCCGGCATACGCTCGCGCACGAGAGCAAGCTGGTGCCCGCGCGGGCAATCAGGGCCAGCCGCTGCGGCTGATCCAAATCGCAATGAAAAAAGAAGGCCGGCCACGTGCGATTGGCCGCACGGTCAATGGCGCCTGGACCACTGTCAAGTCGGCAACACAACACAACGCACACATCAGCAAACAGGATGGCAAGGAGATCGCGACCAAGATCGCCGATGGCGGAGATCGCTGCGCCACGCGGCGGCAAGCTACGGCGTAGGAGCATGTATCGGAAACACGCCAGCATCGCCCGCCCGTACGCGCCGGATCCAGAACACTCCAGGCGAACGTTCGCCTGGAGTGCTAGGTAGAGAGCCAGCGGACGCACGCCCAATCAGACGCACGACCGCTGACATCAAACCGCTGACATCAATAGATCTGCACGTGCATGCTCAGCGCAACCGTGCAGGCTCCACACCGCCGGGATAAGCACCACGCGGACCATCAATACACTCGAAGTTCTGTGCATCGTCCGAATTGCCCTTGCCCGTCCATTTCGCCGATTGCGGATACGAGCAAAGCGGTCGCGTGCGGACGACACCTTGAGCCGGGTCGTCTTTGACATATTTTGCTGCGACGATGCGGTCTGGCGCGATGCTTTGCTCAACCCATGCCTCCATAGCAGACAGCACATCGTGCGGGCGATCGTTAGCCAAGCCGGGCGCGCCGTAGAGCGCGCCGAAGGCCGAGGTGCCGGGCCCGCCGGTAAAATGGCCCATACCGGGAATCACAAACAGGCGAAAAAAGTCTTGCGTCTTCCGCAGCGCGTCCGCATCGGTAGTGCTTTGCGCACTGCCCGCCTGCTGCTTGGCAACAACTGATTCGTAGTAGTGGATCGCGCCGCGCGGCGGAACGACGGGGTCTTCCCAGCCGACGTACACAATCACCTTGCCGTGCCTTGCCTGGAAACGTTGCATATCCGGACCACTGGCGTCGATCACGTCGGCCGGGGGACGGCCGGCAACCGGCGTGTTTTCCGTACGGGCGACATCGCTGTTGAAGTTGATCTTCGTAATGTCGAACGAGGCGCTGTCGGTGTTGAATACCATATTGGCGAAGAACTGCTTGGTGAGCAGCGAATGGGCACCACGCGGTACCGCGGCGTTGCCGGTAACCCATTGATCCCAAAAAGTCGGTGTGGCCGCCGCAAAAGGCTCGAAACCATAATGAATGCGACCCCCGGTTTGAAGGTTGACCGGGCCGTTCACAATCTCTGCGAGCGTAAAGATCTGCTTCTGGGTGAGACAGCTGTCGGTTTCGGCAGCGCTGCACAACAGGACGGTAGGATCGAAGTGGCACAACCGCGGATCGTTGATGACGCCGTCCGCATTAAAATTTGTCGCACTGCATTGGGCTAATGCGGCTGCCTGAATGGCCGGCAGCTTGGCTGCGGAGATGGTCGCAGCCGGGTTGCTGAACTGGAAATGCGCAGTCCACAGCCAGGAAAACGCATTGTGAACCCAGTCGCTGGCTGGCGCGTCGGCGATCACACTATCAAAGGCTTCCGGATAGCGCTGCGCAGCCATCAGCGCATAGCGGCCTCCGTTGGAAGCGCCAAAGAAATACGAACGGAGTGGCTCCTTAGTCGCCCCTGAAAAATCCCCTTCAAGCGCCAAGTGCCGTCGGTGACAGCGGCACGGCGCTCAAGGATGACCATCCCATCGCCCGCATCCAGGCACGCAAAAACGCGATCCAGCGCAGCAGCCAGCGCAGGTTGTAGCCGGCCGCGCAGCCGAGCACGTGCAGCGCATCGCCTTGGGCACCTTTCAGCCTACAGCGACGCAACCGGCAGTGGTCTTTCAGATGTCCGATCACCGGCTCCACCGCCTGCCGTCGCTTGATCCAGCGCCATTGCCGTCGCGTCAGCGTCTTGGCCTTGCCGCGATGCAGGACCTGCACGCCATCGACCTCGCGCCCGCGATCGCCCAGGTCCACGATCGCCACCGTCGGTTCTACGCTCACATCCTGCAGCAACCCGCGTGTCTGCTCCAGCTGCTCGGCCAAGGTATCGCCGTCGTACGGGTTGCCCGGGAAGCTGCGCGCACCCACGACCAATCCCTTGCAGGCGGTGACCGCAATGCCGACCTTGACGCCGAATTCGTACGCTTGACGCGCCTTGCCCTTGCCGATGCATTCCACCTCCGGGGCATGCAATGCGTACAGTTTTTGTTTGTCCTTCGGACGCTGCGTGTACAGCCGTTGCGCACGTTCCAGCCAGACAGCGATGCGCTCGCGCACGCCGGTGTTTACCTGATCGAGTTTGCGTTGGATGTCGCGCAACACCCGCCCCAATACCGTGCGTTGACGTCGCAGGACGCGCTGCATGCGCTTGAACTGGCGCGCATGCGCATACCGACCTGCCTTGCGGCTCAGGGCCGGGCCTTGCCGCGCGTAGCTCTGCCGCAATCCGATGCCGTGCCGCTTGGCCAGTAACACCAGCTTCTTGCGTGCCACCTCCAGCAAACGGCTGTCGGTCGGATAGGCGATCGCCTTTTCCTGCACCGTGGTGCCCACGATCACCCGCGACAACTCGCGTGCGTCCACCGCCTGCATCGCATGCGCGGCGTTGATGGTGTGCGCCAGCAGCTCTTCCATCCCGGCCTCACCCAGGCGCTGCCGCCAGCGCGTCAGCGAGCTGGCATCGCACGGCAAACGCGTCTGGAACACGACCTCGCCAGTGAAGAACTGCCAGTACGGATTCTCCAGCCAACGCTCGCACACCGTTTCATCGGACAGGTCGTAGGCGTGTTTGAGGTAGAGCAAACCGGCAATCAGCCGCACCGGCAATGCCGGCCGACCGCCACCGGCCTGGGTGGCCGGCAAGCGCGATGAAAGTGCTTGCTCCAACGCCGTCCACGGCATCTGTTGGCTCAGCCGCGCCAGCGGATGACGCAGGTTCTCCAGCCGCGAACGAAACAACTCGTCGGCAGGCATGTGCTCGGCAGCAGGACGGCGTGTACGCATGACTGAAAATTGCAAGAAACCAGCCTTCAG contains:
- a CDS encoding murein L,D-transpeptidase catalytic domain family protein, with the translated sequence MSYRVIAVAAALCGMAAAAPAGAADAISASTVSPRSAPRVGLVDALARQAPSLDRQVLALAAEALQCARQHQQVGQERVLSVIDYSRPSTERRLWVFDLARQRLLFQEWVAHGRNTGNNLAAKFSNDDGSFQSSLGAFSAQESYTGHNGYSLRLNGLEPGFNDHARDRAIVIHGAPYVSEAVIRTKGRLGRSQGCPAVRPAVAKQLIDTLREGAFVFAYYPDRSWLRQSRLLGGGCAASVAGAAVGGR
- the thrC gene encoding threonine synthase, translating into MIFISTRGRAPAASLSQAIATGLAPDGGLYVPQMLPPARTLEAGACLAKTAATLLQPFFDGDALSAELPAICAEAFDFPAPLVSLSTPGDYALELFHGPTAAFKDFGARFLVACLTRLRRAEDRPLTILVATSGDTGAAVAAAFHRQPGLRVVVLYPDGRVSPRQAHQLGCFGDNIQALRVAGSFDDCQAMVKQALNDAALQTQVPLSSANSISLGRLLPQMSYYAHAALQHHAASGDVLNLVVPTGNLGNGLAAILARALGVPLGRIALASNANHVLPDYFAGNEYTPQPSVATLANAMDVGAPSNFERLRWLYEGDDAALREAFRVLSVDDAAIRHTVRQRCARYGEVHCPHTATAVHVLEQLRAEGGEGGTGDWAVAATAHPAKFEGVVEPLIGREVQVPPALAALLQRPAHAETLAPDYAIFRQRLLADAA
- a CDS encoding IS5 family transposase — its product is MRTRRPAAEHMPADELFRSRLENLRHPLARLSQQMPWTALEQALSSRLPATQAGGGRPALPVRLIAGLLYLKHAYDLSDETVCERWLENPYWQFFTGEVVFQTRLPCDASSLTRWRQRLGEAGMEELLAHTINAAHAMQAVDARELSRVIVGTTVQEKAIAYPTDSRLLEVARKKLVLLAKRHGIGLRQSYARQGPALSRKAGRYAHARQFKRMQRVLRRQRTVLGRVLRDIQRKLDQVNTGVRERIAVWLERAQRLYTQRPKDKQKLYALHAPEVECIGKGKARQAYEFGVKVGIAVTACKGLVVGARSFPGNPYDGDTLAEQLEQTRGLLQDVSVEPTVAIVDLGDRGREVDGVQVLHRGKAKTLTRRQWRWIKRRQAVEPVIGHLKDHCRLRRCRLKGAQGDALHVLGCAAGYNLRWLLRWIAFLRAWMRAMGWSSLSAVPLSPTALGA